The following proteins are encoded in a genomic region of Buchnera aphidicola (Aphis nerii):
- a CDS encoding peptide chain release factor 3, whose product MCNSNHQSEIKKRRTFAIISHPDAGKTTITEKMLLLGKVLRISGTVKARGSGKYAKSDWMKIEQDRGISITTSVMQFEYKNILINLLDTPGHQDFSEDTYRILTAVDCCLLVIDASKGIEERTKKLMDVSRLHNTPIITFINKLDRDSLEPIEILDQIEKELKLSCIPITWPISCGRNFKGVFHLDKKLIYLYDKLKKNHVFKNNFNYLNKSLLKKNIGSDLSIQIYEELKLISSIYSDFNKRDFLKSIITPIFFGSALANFGVNHVLESLIKWAPSPIYRNSNKRTVQPEEKNFTGFVFKIQANMDLKHHDRIAFIRIVSGKYRKGIKLKHVRIKKNIIISDAFYFIAGDRFSIKTAYPGDIIGIHNHGTIKIGDSFTEGEDINFIGIPSFAPEIFRRIFLKNPLQQKQLRKGLMQLSEEGAIQVFYPINNNHLILGAIGILQFDVVIQRLKIEYKIDAIYEKVNIILARWVTSSNKNSIDMFLNENRSYLALDNLNNLTYLAPNQANLNIITSRYVDINFNKTREQ is encoded by the coding sequence ATGTGTAATTCAAATCATCAATCAGAAATTAAAAAAAGACGTACTTTTGCTATTATTTCTCATCCTGATGCAGGTAAAACAACTATTACAGAAAAAATGTTACTTTTAGGGAAAGTACTACGTATTTCTGGCACAGTAAAAGCAAGAGGAAGTGGAAAATATGCTAAATCAGATTGGATGAAAATTGAACAAGATAGAGGGATTTCTATTACAACATCTGTGATGCAGTTCGAATACAAAAATATTTTAATTAATTTATTAGACACCCCAGGTCATCAAGATTTTTCTGAAGATACATATCGTATTCTTACTGCAGTAGATTGTTGCTTATTAGTCATTGATGCATCAAAAGGTATTGAAGAACGAACAAAAAAATTAATGGATGTAAGTCGATTACATAATACTCCTATTATTACATTTATTAATAAGTTAGATCGTGATAGCCTAGAACCAATAGAAATTTTAGATCAAATTGAAAAAGAATTAAAATTATCTTGTATTCCTATTACTTGGCCGATTAGTTGTGGTAGAAATTTTAAAGGTGTTTTTCATCTAGATAAAAAATTAATTTATTTATATGACAAATTAAAAAAAAATCATGTTTTTAAAAATAATTTTAATTATTTAAATAAATCTTTATTAAAAAAAAATATTGGTTCAGATTTAAGTATACAAATTTATGAAGAATTAAAATTAATTAGTTCCATATATTCGGATTTTAATAAAAGAGATTTTTTAAAAAGTATTATTACACCTATTTTTTTTGGTAGCGCATTAGCTAACTTTGGCGTTAATCATGTATTAGAAAGTTTAATAAAATGGGCACCTTCTCCCATTTATCGGAATAGTAATAAACGAACAGTACAACCGGAAGAAAAAAATTTTACAGGTTTTGTATTTAAAATTCAAGCTAATATGGATTTAAAACATCATGATCGTATAGCCTTTATTAGAATTGTATCTGGAAAATATAGAAAAGGTATTAAATTAAAACATGTAAGAATAAAGAAAAATATTATTATTTCTGATGCATTTTATTTTATAGCAGGTGATAGGTTTTCTATAAAAACAGCATATCCTGGAGATATAATTGGAATACATAACCATGGCACAATAAAAATTGGAGATTCTTTTACAGAAGGAGAAGATATTAACTTTATTGGTATTCCTAGTTTTGCACCAGAAATATTTCGTCGTATTTTCTTAAAAAATCCTTTGCAACAAAAACAGTTAAGAAAAGGTTTAATGCAATTATCAGAGGAAGGTGCAATACAAGTTTTTTATCCTATTAATAATAACCATTTAATTTTAGGGGCGATTGGTATTTTACAGTTTGATGTAGTTATTCAAAGATTAAAAATAGAGTATAAAATAGATGCAATATATGAAAAAGTTAATATTATACTCGCTCGATGGGTTACATCAAGCAATAAAAATAGCATTGATATGTTTTTAAATGAAAATAGATCTTATTTAGCGTTAGATAATTTAAATAATTTAACATATTTAGCACCTAATCAAGCAAACTTAAATATTATTACTTCTCGATATGTTGATATTAATTTTAATAAAACAAGAGAACAGTAA
- the ansA gene encoding asparaginase, with protein sequence MKKKIIYIAYTGGTIGMKKSHNGYIPIAGYFQKQLMKMTEFHNSEIPNFVIKEYNPLIDSSNMSPIEWQKIADDIKKNYYKYDGFIILHGTDTMSYTASALSFILENLKKPIIITGSQIPISEIRSDGRQNLLNSLLVIAKYPINEVTLFFNHKLYRGNRTTKSNANGFNAFSSPNMSPLLEVGINVRYLYKNEYSIQKKKLKVYKIQPQPISIMSIYPGISGKILKNFLLYPVKALILCTYGVGNAPQNKDFLKELYTATKKNIIIINLTQCVSGNVNMNGYATGNSLKKIGVISGHDLTIEAALTKLHFLLSQNISIKQIGIQMQNNLRGELTNYSSIL encoded by the coding sequence ATGAAAAAAAAAATTATATATATTGCATATACAGGCGGAACTATTGGAATGAAAAAATCACATAATGGATATATTCCTATAGCTGGTTATTTTCAAAAACAATTAATGAAAATGACAGAATTTCACAATTCAGAAATTCCAAATTTTGTTATTAAAGAATATAACCCACTAATTGATTCTTCTAATATGAGTCCAATAGAATGGCAAAAAATTGCAGATGATATTAAAAAAAATTATTATAAATATGATGGATTTATTATTTTACATGGAACAGATACCATGTCCTATACTGCTTCAGCATTATCTTTTATTTTAGAAAATTTAAAAAAACCAATTATTATTACTGGTTCTCAAATACCTATATCAGAAATTCGATCAGACGGACGACAAAATTTATTAAATTCATTATTAGTAATAGCAAAGTATCCTATTAACGAAGTCACTTTATTTTTTAATCATAAATTGTATCGCGGTAATAGAACTACTAAATCAAACGCTAACGGCTTTAATGCATTTTCATCCCCTAATATGAGTCCTTTATTAGAAGTAGGAATTAACGTTCGTTATTTATATAAAAATGAATATTCTATACAGAAAAAAAAATTAAAAGTATATAAAATTCAACCACAACCTATTAGTATTATGAGTATATATCCAGGAATTTCTGGAAAAATTTTAAAAAATTTTTTGTTATATCCAGTAAAAGCGTTAATTTTATGTACATATGGAGTAGGTAATGCTCCGCAAAATAAAGATTTTTTAAAAGAACTATACACAGCTACTAAAAAAAATATTATTATAATAAACTTAACACAATGCGTCTCTGGAAATGTGAATATGAACGGATATGCAACAGGTAATTCACTTAAAAAAATTGGAGTTATTAGTGGCCATGATTTGACAATTGAAGCAGCTTTAACTAAATTACATTTTTTACTTAGTCAAAATATTTCAATAAAACAAATTGGTATACAAATGCAAAATAACTTGCGTGGAGAATTAACAAATTATTCGAGTATTTTATAA
- the deoD gene encoding purine-nucleoside phosphorylase, whose product MSTFHINSKKNDFSDIVLMPGDPVRAKYIAENYLNNFKQINKTRLMLAYTGYYKNKKISVMSHGIGIPSAALYVRELITEYNVKKIIRIGTCGAVRDDIKLRDIAIALGASTDSKFNRIRFNSHDYAAIADFNMAYNVFIASKKMNLKIHIGNFFTTDSFDTDSKMLSILNKYNIIGIDMETAGIYAVSSEFKVQSLSMCTVSDHISKKESVSSKDRESSFNDMIILSLETALLV is encoded by the coding sequence GTGTCTACTTTCCATATTAACAGTAAAAAAAACGATTTTTCAGATATAGTTTTAATGCCTGGTGATCCTGTACGAGCAAAATATATTGCTGAAAATTATTTAAATAATTTTAAACAAATCAATAAAACACGATTAATGTTAGCTTATACAGGATATTATAAAAATAAAAAAATTTCTGTTATGAGTCATGGAATAGGAATACCATCTGCTGCTCTTTATGTGCGAGAATTAATAACAGAATATAATGTTAAAAAAATTATTCGAATAGGAACTTGTGGTGCTGTACGAGATGATATAAAATTACGTGATATTGCTATTGCATTAGGCGCTTCTACAGATTCAAAATTTAATAGAATACGATTTAATAGTCACGATTATGCAGCTATTGCGGATTTTAATATGGCTTATAATGTATTTATAGCTTCAAAAAAAATGAATTTAAAAATTCATATTGGTAATTTTTTTACTACTGATTCATTTGATACTGATTCAAAAATGTTAAGTATTTTAAATAAGTATAATATTATCGGAATTGATATGGAGACAGCAGGAATATACGCTGTTTCATCTGAATTTAAAGTACAATCGTTATCTATGTGTACAGTGTCTGATCATATTTCTAAAAAAGAGTCTGTTTCTTCAAAAGATAGAGAATCTAGTTTTAATGATATGATTATTTTATCTTTAGAAACTGCTTTATTGGTTTAG
- the dnaB gene encoding replicative DNA helicase, whose product MVYAIYMGKNKLYLNQINRLKIPPHSIEAEQSVLGGLMLDNEQWDTVSEHVVADDFFSKPHRLIFQEMQQLLNSGHPIDLITLSESLEQKGKLESVGRFSYLAELSKNTPSTANITAYADIVRERAIVREMILAANKIANAGYDTQGRKSEELLDYAESSVFKIAEKRFKKDSGPKNIEKVLDETISSIEKLFLSPNDGVTGINTGYQDLNKKTSGLQRSELIIIAARPSMGKTTFAMNLCENAAMLYDKPVLIFSLEMPGEQIMMRMLSSLSRVNQARIRTGKLNDEDWSRISGTINVLLKKKNIYIDDSSALTPSEVRSRARRIYRENNGLTLIMVDYLQLMRVPSLSDNRTLEIAEISRTLKALAKELQVPVIALSQLNRSLEQRSDKRPVNSDLRESGSLEQDADLIMFIYRDEIYHENSDFKGVAEIIIGKQRNGPIGTISLTFNGHWSRFDNYYNPKYD is encoded by the coding sequence ATGGTATATGCAATATATATGGGTAAAAATAAATTATATTTAAATCAAATTAATAGATTAAAAATACCTCCGCATTCAATAGAAGCAGAACAATCAGTACTAGGCGGTTTAATGTTAGACAATGAGCAGTGGGATACTGTTTCAGAACATGTAGTTGCTGATGATTTTTTTAGCAAACCACATCGTTTAATATTTCAAGAAATGCAACAATTATTAAATTCAGGACATCCAATTGATTTAATTACATTATCTGAGTCTTTAGAGCAAAAAGGAAAACTAGAAAGTGTAGGTAGATTTTCTTATTTAGCTGAATTATCAAAAAATACTCCTAGCACAGCAAATATAACTGCTTACGCCGACATAGTGAGAGAAAGAGCTATTGTAAGAGAGATGATATTAGCTGCTAATAAAATAGCAAATGCAGGATATGATACACAGGGAAGAAAAAGTGAAGAACTTTTAGATTATGCAGAATCTAGTGTTTTTAAAATAGCAGAAAAACGTTTTAAAAAAGATTCAGGACCTAAAAATATTGAAAAAGTACTTGATGAAACTATTAGTAGTATTGAAAAATTATTTTTGTCACCGAATGATGGAGTAACAGGAATAAATACAGGATATCAAGATTTAAATAAAAAAACATCAGGCTTACAACGTTCTGAACTAATAATTATTGCTGCAAGACCTTCAATGGGTAAAACAACTTTTGCTATGAATTTATGTGAAAATGCTGCTATGTTATATGATAAACCAGTCTTAATTTTTAGCTTAGAAATGCCTGGAGAACAAATTATGATGCGTATGTTATCTTCTTTATCAAGAGTTAATCAAGCACGTATCAGAACTGGAAAATTAAATGATGAAGATTGGTCTAGAATATCAGGTACAATTAATGTTTTACTCAAAAAAAAGAATATTTATATAGATGATTCTTCAGCTCTCACACCTAGTGAGGTTCGTTCAAGAGCAAGACGTATTTATCGTGAAAATAATGGTTTAACATTAATTATGGTAGATTATTTACAACTAATGCGAGTTCCTTCTTTATCAGACAATCGTACTCTTGAAATTGCTGAAATTTCAAGAACATTAAAAGCCCTTGCAAAAGAACTACAAGTTCCAGTTATTGCTTTATCACAATTAAATCGTTCTTTGGAACAACGATCAGATAAAAGACCCGTAAATTCAGATTTAAGAGAATCTGGCTCTTTAGAACAAGATGCAGATTTAATTATGTTTATATATCGAGATGAAATATATCATGAAAATAGCGATTTTAAAGGTGTAGCAGAAATAATAATTGGAAAACAAAGGAACGGTCCCATTGGAACTATAAGTTTAACTTTTAATGGACATTGGTCTAGATTCGATAATTATTATAACCCTAAATATGATTAA
- the gshB gene encoding glutathione synthase — protein sequence MNKKKRLKIGIVMDPIQFVKIEKDSSFAILLEVQKRNHQIYYMEMNDLYLKRGRAYAKTRLLKIRREIHNHFNFIQEQNILLNELDVILMRKDPPFNMEFIYATYILESAEKEGVLIINKPKSLRDCNEKIFASLFNHFIPDTLVTRNISQIYNFWKKNKDIIIKPLDNMGGSSIFRIKNNDLNFLVIAETMTNYEKKYCMVQTYLPSVKYGDKRILIVNGTAIPWCVARIPKKGETRANIAAGGIAKIKKLNKKDWEIANYLSPILKEKGLILVGLDVIGNKLTEINITSPTCLCEIESNKNISISSILIDYIENQRY from the coding sequence ATGAATAAAAAAAAGAGATTAAAAATCGGAATAGTAATGGATCCAATTCAATTTGTTAAAATTGAAAAAGACTCAAGTTTTGCTATTTTACTTGAAGTACAAAAAAGAAACCATCAAATTTATTATATGGAAATGAATGACTTATATTTAAAAAGGGGTCGTGCATATGCAAAAACACGTTTATTAAAAATACGAAGAGAAATACATAATCATTTTAATTTTATTCAAGAACAAAATATTTTATTAAATGAATTAGATGTTATATTAATGCGTAAAGACCCACCATTTAATATGGAATTTATATATGCTACATACATTCTTGAAAGTGCAGAAAAAGAAGGTGTTTTGATTATTAATAAACCCAAAAGTTTAAGAGATTGCAATGAAAAAATATTTGCATCATTATTTAATCACTTCATACCAGATACATTAGTTACTCGAAACATATCTCAAATATACAATTTTTGGAAAAAGAATAAAGATATAATTATTAAACCTTTAGATAATATGGGTGGATCAAGTATTTTCCGTATTAAAAATAATGATTTAAATTTTTTAGTTATTGCAGAAACTATGACTAATTACGAAAAAAAATATTGTATGGTTCAAACTTATTTACCATCAGTAAAATATGGTGATAAAAGAATATTAATTGTTAATGGAACAGCTATACCTTGGTGTGTAGCAAGAATTCCTAAAAAAGGAGAAACACGAGCAAATATAGCGGCTGGAGGTATTGCTAAAATTAAAAAACTGAACAAAAAAGATTGGGAAATCGCAAACTATTTATCTCCTATTTTAAAAGAAAAAGGACTTATTTTAGTTGGATTAGATGTTATAGGAAATAAATTAACGGAAATAAATATTACAAGCCCAACATGTCTTTGTGAAATTGAGTCAAATAAAAATATTTCTATTAGCAGCATTTTAATCGATTATATTGAAAATCAAAGATATTAA
- a CDS encoding phosphopentomutase, with translation MKRVFLMVLDSFGIGSSIDADKFNDHGADTFGHIAEQCFLGKSNNGQGGYLKIPNLEKLGIFEAYKASTNKYPIGFDNDKYTPNKIIASYGFASEISSGKDTTSGHWEIAGVPVLDDWHYFKKVHNSFPNILIDKIIKNFKLPGILGDCHASGTEIIMRLGEEHIRTGKPIFYTSSDSVFQVACHEHIFGLSNLYKLCHIIRTILNKNKYKIARVIARPFIGNNKLNFHRTKNRLDLSLRPTSTTVMEKLINEKQGKVIAVGKVSDIYAGVGITKTIKSFGLKELFNTTIQEIKLAKNNTIIFTNFVDFDSIWGHRRDVFGYAKGLEFFDKQLPNVLNLIREKDLLIITADHGCDPTWIGTDHTRENIPILIYSPSKKSKFLGHRKTFADIGQTIAKYFSLSEMKYGKDMF, from the coding sequence ATGAAACGTGTTTTTTTGATGGTTTTAGATTCTTTTGGAATTGGATCTAGTATTGATGCTGATAAATTCAATGATCATGGTGCAGATACATTTGGACATATAGCAGAACAATGTTTTTTAGGAAAATCAAATAATGGACAAGGGGGATATTTAAAAATTCCTAATTTAGAAAAACTAGGAATATTTGAAGCGTATAAAGCTTCAACAAATAAATATCCAATAGGTTTTGATAATGATAAATATACACCAAATAAGATTATTGCTAGTTATGGTTTTGCTAGTGAAATTTCTTCAGGAAAAGACACTACTTCTGGTCATTGGGAAATAGCTGGAGTTCCAGTTTTAGATGATTGGCATTATTTTAAAAAAGTTCATAATTCATTTCCAAATATTTTAATAGATAAAATTATTAAAAATTTTAAATTACCTGGTATTCTTGGTGACTGTCATGCATCCGGAACAGAAATAATTATGAGATTAGGTGAAGAACATATCAGAACAGGAAAACCAATTTTTTATACATCATCCGATTCTGTTTTTCAAGTAGCATGTCATGAACATATATTTGGTTTGTCTAATCTTTATAAATTATGTCATATTATACGTACTATATTAAATAAAAATAAATACAAAATTGCACGAGTTATTGCAAGACCCTTTATTGGAAATAATAAATTAAATTTCCATAGAACAAAAAATAGATTGGATTTATCACTAAGACCAACTTCTACAACTGTCATGGAAAAATTAATAAATGAAAAACAAGGCAAAGTAATTGCAGTAGGAAAAGTTTCAGATATCTATGCAGGTGTCGGAATTACTAAAACTATAAAATCATTTGGATTAAAAGAGTTATTTAATACAACTATTCAAGAAATAAAATTAGCAAAAAATAACACTATAATATTTACTAATTTTGTCGATTTTGATTCTATTTGGGGGCATCGACGTGATGTTTTTGGATATGCAAAGGGTTTAGAATTTTTTGATAAACAACTACCCAATGTACTTAATTTAATTCGAGAAAAAGATCTACTTATTATTACCGCAGATCATGGATGTGACCCTACATGGATCGGAACCGATCACACTAGAGAAAATATCCCTATACTCATCTATTCTCCTAGTAAAAAATCAAAATTTTTAGGCCATAGAAAAACATTTGCTGATATAGGACAAACAATTGCAAAATATTTTTCTTTGTCAGAAATGAAATATGGTAAAGATATGTTTTAA
- a CDS encoding NfuA family Fe-S biogenesis protein: MIKISNEAQDYFVSLLSKEPKGTQIRVFIINPGMPNAECKVAYCASDEIEDSDIKLEYNNFFVYIEKSIIHFLKDSEINLIVDKLNSQLTFKAPYAKKNILHKKVSLEEKIKNFLNIEINPQLLLHGGKVNLINISDNGTALIEFSGGCNGCSMIGVTLKEMVEKKMLSFFPEIKKVIDQTQHFHGHHSFY; encoded by the coding sequence ATAATTAAAATTTCCAATGAAGCTCAGGATTATTTTGTATCACTTTTATCTAAAGAACCAAAGGGCACTCAAATTCGTGTTTTTATTATCAATCCAGGAATGCCTAACGCAGAATGTAAAGTAGCTTATTGCGCTTCTGATGAAATAGAAGATTCTGATATTAAATTAGAATATAATAATTTTTTTGTTTATATCGAAAAATCTATTATTCATTTTTTAAAAGACTCTGAAATTAATTTAATAGTAGATAAATTAAATTCTCAGCTTACCTTTAAAGCCCCATATGCTAAAAAAAATATTTTACATAAAAAAGTATCTTTAGAAGAAAAAATAAAAAATTTTTTAAACATAGAAATTAATCCTCAATTATTATTGCATGGTGGAAAAGTAAATTTAATTAATATTTCTGATAATGGAACTGCACTAATAGAATTTAGCGGAGGATGTAACGGTTGTTCAATGATAGGAGTTACTTTGAAAGAAATGGTTGAAAAAAAAATGTTATCTTTTTTTCCTGAAATTAAAAAAGTAATTGATCAAACACAACATTTTCATGGTCATCATTCTTTTTATTAA
- a CDS encoding single-stranded DNA-binding protein produces MASRGVNKVILIGHLGQDPEVRYMPNGNAVVNMTIATSENWKDKNTGENKEKTEWHRVVLFGKLAEIAGEYLRKGSQVYIEGSLQTRKWQDQNGLDRYTTEVIVNIGGTMQMLGNRNSNSHSISINENNSILKTKNTETIPASKNIEKYKLKKETIDSSEIDFDDEIPF; encoded by the coding sequence ATGGCAAGTAGAGGTGTAAATAAAGTAATTTTAATTGGTCATTTAGGTCAAGATCCAGAAGTTCGATACATGCCAAATGGTAATGCAGTAGTAAATATGACAATTGCAACTTCAGAAAATTGGAAAGACAAAAATACAGGTGAAAATAAAGAAAAAACAGAATGGCATAGAGTTGTTTTGTTTGGAAAATTAGCAGAAATAGCAGGTGAATATTTACGAAAAGGTTCACAAGTATATATTGAAGGTTCTCTTCAAACAAGAAAATGGCAAGACCAAAATGGTCTTGATCGATATACTACAGAAGTAATAGTAAATATTGGTGGTACAATGCAAATGCTAGGTAATAGAAATTCTAATTCTCATAGTATTTCTATCAATGAAAATAATAGTATTTTAAAAACGAAAAACACCGAAACTATTCCTGCATCTAAAAATATAGAAAAATATAAGTTAAAAAAGGAAACAATTGATTCTTCAGAAATAGATTTTGATGATGAAATTCCTTTTTAG
- the aroB gene encoding 3-dehydroquinate synthase — protein MELLKVILGERSYPITIGSGIIENDDIFFPLKPGNQAMLVTNKTLANLLKDKVFFQLRKSGIKIDQVIISDGEQFKTLNEIEMIISALLEKKHSRDTTLIALGGGVIGDITGFAASIYQRGIRFIQIPTTLLSQVDASVGGKTGVNHLLGKNMIGSFWQPSSVIIDINFLKTLPHNELISGISEIIKYAIIFDEIFFNWLEENIEKILLLDQKSMSFCIRKCCELKSKIISLDEREKNFRALLNFGHTYGHAIEAHAGYGSWLHGEAISVGMVMASRTSELLGYLKKIDYKRIITLLKKVGLPIKGPKNMSAVSYLPYMMRDKKVISGEMRLVLPISIGKAKVFSGIDKNIILSAIKDSQ, from the coding sequence ATGGAATTATTAAAAGTTATTTTAGGTGAACGTAGTTATCCAATTACTATTGGATCTGGTATCATTGAAAATGATGATATTTTCTTTCCTTTAAAACCAGGCAATCAAGCTATGTTAGTAACAAATAAAACATTAGCTAATCTTTTAAAAGACAAAGTATTTTTTCAATTAAGAAAATCAGGAATAAAAATAGATCAAGTAATTATTTCAGACGGCGAACAATTTAAAACATTGAATGAAATAGAAATGATAATTTCTGCATTACTTGAAAAAAAACATTCTCGTGATACTACATTAATTGCATTAGGTGGAGGTGTAATAGGTGATATAACTGGTTTTGCAGCATCTATTTATCAAAGAGGTATTCGTTTTATTCAAATACCGACTACTCTTTTATCACAAGTAGATGCTTCTGTTGGAGGTAAAACAGGCGTAAATCATTTATTAGGTAAAAATATGATAGGTTCCTTTTGGCAACCTTCTTCAGTTATTATAGATATTAACTTTTTGAAAACATTACCTCATAACGAATTGATTTCAGGAATATCTGAAATTATTAAGTATGCTATTATTTTTGATGAAATATTTTTTAATTGGTTAGAAGAAAATATTGAAAAAATATTGTTATTAGATCAAAAATCTATGTCATTCTGTATTAGAAAATGTTGTGAATTAAAATCGAAAATTATTTCTCTTGACGAACGAGAAAAAAATTTTAGAGCATTGTTGAATTTTGGTCATACATATGGTCATGCTATTGAAGCACATGCTGGTTATGGTAGTTGGTTACATGGTGAAGCAATATCGGTAGGTATGGTTATGGCATCTCGTACATCAGAGTTGCTTGGTTATTTAAAGAAAATTGATTATAAAAGAATAATTACTTTATTAAAAAAAGTTGGATTACCTATTAAAGGTCCAAAAAATATGTCTGCAGTTTCATATTTACCATATATGATGCGTGATAAAAAAGTTATTTCAGGTGAAATGAGATTAGTACTTCCTATTTCTATAGGAAAAGCAAAAGTTTTTTCTGGAATTGATAA
- the aroK gene encoding shikimate kinase AroK: MAEKRNIFLIGPMGAGKSTIGRQLSQQLNMEFFDSDQEIEKRTGASISWVFDVEGENGFREREVKVINEITQKQGIILATGGGSVKFKETRNILSARGIVIYLETTIEKQLSRTKRDKKRPLLQTNISNRIILEKLAFERNPLYEEIADLKIHTDTQSAKSVAYNIIRLLEKI, from the coding sequence ATGGCAGAAAAAAGAAATATCTTTTTAATTGGACCTATGGGTGCTGGAAAAAGTACCATTGGTCGTCAATTATCTCAACAACTTAATATGGAATTTTTTGATTCTGATCAAGAAATCGAAAAACGCACTGGTGCTAGTATAAGTTGGGTGTTTGATGTTGAAGGTGAAAATGGTTTTCGAGAAAGAGAAGTTAAAGTCATTAATGAAATTACACAAAAACAAGGAATTATTCTTGCTACTGGTGGAGGATCAGTCAAATTTAAAGAAACTAGAAATATATTATCTGCTCGCGGTATTGTTATATATTTAGAAACAACAATTGAAAAACAGTTATCAAGAACGAAAAGAGATAAAAAAAGACCATTACTGCAAACAAATATATCAAATAGAATTATATTAGAAAAGTTAGCTTTTGAAAGAAACCCATTATATGAAGAAATTGCTGATTTAAAAATTCATACTGATACTCAAAGCGCTAAGTCTGTTGCATATAATATAATTCGTTTGTTAGAAAAAATATAG
- the bioH gene encoding pimeloyl-ACP methyl ester esterase BioH: MKNFTWAVKGSGNVNLIILNGWGINSKIWFFIIKKLSIYFKIYLIDLPGIGINKKLKPINIEKIIKILNLYMPKNSIYLGWSLGGLIATNFAILYPKKILGLINIASSPYFIKQKNWPGIEKEKIYHFYYNLVNQYHLTISNFLSSQILQEKKYFQDLEILKKILFEKGAIPKQKTLKKGLEILLSIDLRSKISMIKIPFLRIYGSLDNLVPKKVSNLVDLICPNSDSIIIKNAGHIPFISHREEFCSILLKYFFNKF, translated from the coding sequence ATGAAAAATTTTACTTGGGCTGTAAAAGGCAGCGGAAATGTTAATCTAATTATATTAAATGGATGGGGTATTAATTCTAAAATATGGTTTTTTATTATTAAAAAACTTAGTATATATTTTAAAATATATTTAATTGATCTTCCTGGCATAGGAATAAATAAAAAATTAAAACCCATTAATATTGAAAAAATTATTAAAATATTAAATTTGTACATGCCTAAAAATTCTATTTATTTAGGATGGTCACTCGGAGGATTAATTGCAACTAATTTTGCTATATTATACCCAAAAAAAATTTTAGGACTTATTAACATAGCATCTTCTCCGTATTTTATAAAGCAAAAAAATTGGCCTGGAATAGAAAAAGAAAAAATATATCATTTTTACTATAATTTGGTTAATCAATACCATCTAACAATAAGCAATTTTTTATCTTCACAAATATTACAGGAAAAAAAATATTTTCAAGATTTAGAAATATTAAAAAAAATATTATTTGAAAAAGGCGCTATTCCTAAACAAAAAACACTAAAAAAAGGATTAGAAATATTATTATCGATAGATTTAAGATCTAAAATATCTATGATCAAAATTCCATTTCTAAGAATATATGGATCTTTAGATAATTTGGTGCCTAAAAAAGTTTCAAATTTAGTTGATTTAATATGTCCTAATAGCGATTCTATTATTATAAAAAATGCTGGACACATTCCTTTTATTTCACATAGAGAAGAATTTTGCTCTATTTTATTAAAATATTTTTTTAACAAATTTTAA